The following proteins are encoded in a genomic region of Vidua macroura isolate BioBank_ID:100142 chromosome 10, ASM2450914v1, whole genome shotgun sequence:
- the COL4A3 gene encoding collagen alpha-3(IV) chain, with amino-acid sequence MAGGGCPGRLAPVLLLALLWPARAAAENCVCKGKSPCFCDSTKGSKGEKGFPGVPGPPGQRGFPGPEGPPGPQGPKGSPGLTGLVGPKGIRGVPGIPGFSGPPGLPGEPGAVGPPGLPGVPGCNGTKGDQGFPGPPGRRGAPGLPGLAGIKGEKGYPAEGYSQEYGAKGDPGLPGMPGLQGAQGAQGYPGELGPQGPPGPLGMPGKPGPPGPKGLMGLKVIGAKGRKGDTGLTGPPGPPGTVIVTLSGPDNMTDLKGEKGEKGSRGPPGPMGFAGPVGDSLSEKGDRGEPGAQGKPGKEGAPGPPGLPGQKGAQGKPGLTGRQGAKGMKGNPGPPGACGRTEYYDYVVGEKGDEGPPGPPGPKGQRGMPGPQGPPGAAGRPGVSRPGLRGPPGFPGPKGTKGEKGQTGLCIVGPPGLPGITGRPGSVGLPGPPGEPGRVTFGTGLPGLPGEPGCTGPPGPPGDTGMRGDDARVCTDCSYIPGMPGLPGSPGPRGQDGMPGREGTTGPKGSPGSPGTPGLPGAQGPPGLRGDQGHKGSKGEPRYVHPEGPKGEQGDPGARGEKGRRGSSGLLGRPGSKGSKGSKGEEGLAGSKGDRGLPGLPGRLGLPGEMGLPGLPGYGPQGVRGFKGSKGIPGPPGLPGEAGLKGETSRATPLPALPGPQGPRGLPGPPGVPGRVGARGQPGDPGHSGPTGDTGFPGLGFPGNPGPKGDKGLAGGRGPPGCEGKIGDPGRAGNLGQPGQKGEPGMVIPGEPGRMGLPGGHGSPGSKGEGGLPGLPGLPGHPGHDGDDGLRGDRGSPGVPGDPGIPGKPAECLIGLPGLPGGQGATGPPGGRGLQGSKGNLGPPGLSVPGIYGKPGEPGLIGLQGNMGLPGPKGQSGRPGISGLPGARGDPGVMGLLGIPGPPGMIGRPGNPGIQGSPGFPGIKGRKGFLGEKGEPGDKGFPGPSETVVGIGDKGERGLKGVQGRMGVKGEKGDVGVQGPPGVDGSEGMPGLPGAKGFMGLPGIPGKQGFPGALGDKGDMGIPGPKGQKGSPGFPGPSGDPGPPGYGGFPGDKGDPGYPSAGPPGEPGPKGDPGLPGVFGSKGEKGSEGHPGLTGVPGPPGIRGETGGAGIPGKYGPPGDAGVKGCQGRPGRQGVPGPPGAVGVPGKPGLVGERGTQGQDGMPGPPGVKGEPGPPGRGIPGFPGIPGRRGIKGDMGLPGFPGPPGVKGQQGDRGPIGPPGLVGLPGFQGTTGMAITGQKGNRGIPGARGRPGAPGFPGLPGLSTLSVKGSKGVRGADGIPGPRGPAGDIGPPGPKGIEGRSGYPGARGYPGFLGFPGVKGEKGNQGPPGPQGAEGPRGPKGQHGPPGFSGKIFSIPGSKGPAGLPGIPGTPGDQGIQGIPGLQGPKGVKGLPGRFGHPGHPGLPGPKGDRGFPGQRGQPGLIGFPGLQGLPGPPGTTIAGPTRKGFIFTRHSQTTKIPSCPHGTSQIYAGYSLLFVQGNERAHGQDLGTAGSCLQRFSTMPFLFCSINDVCSFASRNDYSYWLSTAVVMPPDMAPISGRALEPQISRCVVCEGAAMVIAVHSQTTVVPACPDGWMSLWKGFSFVMYTSAGSEASGQALASPGSCLEEFRAVPFIECHGRGTCNYYTNSYSFWLASLNPRRMFRRPEPQTLKAGQLENIISRCQVCMKRPI; translated from the exons GGACTTGCTGGTATCAAAGGAGAGAAG GGGTACCCTGCAGAAGGATATAGCCAAGAGTATGGTGCAAAAGGTGATCCTGGATTACCAGGAATGCCTGGTCTCCAG GGTGCCCAGGGTGCTCAAGGATATCCTGGGGAACTTGGACCACAGGGCCCTCCAGGACCTTTA GGCATGCCAGGGAAACCAGGACCTCCTGGACCTAAG ggtcTTATGGGACTGAAAGTAATAGGAGCCAAAGGAAGAAAG ggTGACACCGGGTTAACTGGACCCCCTGGGCCCCCAGGAACTGTTATTGTGACGTTAAGTGGACCAGACAACATGACG GacttgaaaggagaaaaaggagaaaaaggatcAAGAGGACCCCCAGGGCCAATGGGGTTTGCA GGGCCAGTTGGTGATTCTCTAAGTGAAAAGGGTGACCGAGGAGAACCAGGAGCACAG gGGAAGCCTGGAAAAGAAGGTGCCCCAGGTCCACCTGGCTTACCG GGACAAAAGGGTGCCCAGGGCAAGCCAGGACTGACAGGAAGGCAAGGAGCTAAG GGAATGAAAGGAAACCCTGGTCCACCTGGAGCTTGTGGTCGA ACGGAGTATTATGATTATGTGGTTGGTGAAAAAGGGGATGAAGGACCCCCTGGGCCTCCAGGACCAAAAGGTCAACGTGGCATGCCTG GGCCACAGGgtcctcctggagctgctggtagACCAG GTGTGTCAAGACCTGGTCTGAGAGGTCCCCCAGGATTTCCTGGGCCGAAAGgaacaaaaggagagaaaggacaAACTGGCTTGTGTATAGTAGGCCCTCCAGGACTGCCTGGTATTACTGGCAGGCCTGGTTCTGTTGGATTGCCAGGTCCTCCAGGAGAACCAG GTAGAGTAACATTTGGAACTGGCCTGCCAGGACTTCCTGGAGAGCCAGGCTGTACAGGACCTCCAGGACCTCCAGGAGATACTGGCATGAGAG GTGATGATGCTCGTGTGTGTACTGATTGTAGCTACATTCCGGGAATGCCTGGTCTTCCTGGTTCTCCTGGGCCTCGTGGTCAGGATGGCATGCCTG GTAGAGAAGGAACAACAGGTCCAAAAGGTTCTCCAGGTTCTCCAGGAACACCAGGGCTTCCAGGGGCTCAA GGACCTCCAGGTTTAAGAGGAGATCAAGGACATAAAGGATCAAAAGGTGAGCCAAGATATGTACATCCAGAAGGGCCAAAAGGTGAGCAAGGAGATCCAGGAGccaggggagaaaaaggaagaagaggttCAAGTGGATTGCTGGGAAGACCTGGCTCTAAAGGATCCAAAGGTTCTAAAGGTGAAGAG GGATTGGCTGGATCAAAAGGAGATAGAGGACTACCTGGATTGCCTGGTAGACTTGGGCTTCCTGGAGAAATGGGGCTTCCTGGACTGCCAGGTTATGGACCACAAGGAGTAAGAGGTTTTAAAGGCTCTAAAGGAATACCTGGACCACCTGGATTACCTGGAGAAGCTG GTCTGAAAGGAGAGACCAGTAGGGCAACTCCATTACCTGCATTGCCAGGACCTCAGGGACCACGTGGTTTACCTGGACCCCCAGGAGTGCCTG GTAGGGTTGGAGCAAGAGGTCAGCCAGGTGATCCAGGACATTCAGGACCAACAGGTGACACAGGCTTTCCAGGGCTTGGGTTTCCTGGGAACCCAGGTCCAAAAG GAGATAAAGGACTTGCAGGAGGCAGAGGGCCACCAGGTTGTGAAGGAAAGATTGGAGATCCAGGCCGAGCTGGAAACCTAGGACAACCAGGACAAAAG GGTGAGCCAGGCATGGTTATTCCTGGAGAGCCAGGAAGAATGGGTTTACCAGGAGGTCATGGCAGTCCTGGCTCAAAAGGTGAAGGTGGACTTCCAGGACTCCCAGGCCTACCAGGGCATCCTGGGCATGATGGTGATGATGGCCTAAGAG GAGATCGTGGCTCACCTGGAGTTCCTGGAGACCCAGGTATTCCAGGGAAACCTGCTGAATGTCTTATTGGCCTGCCAGGTTTGCCAGGTGGCCAGGGAGCTACAGGCCCACCAG GAGGAAGAGGTTTACAAGGCTCAAAAGGAAACCTAGGTCCTCCTGGTTTGAGTGTCCCAGGAATCTATGGAAAGCCTGGGGAACCTGGATTAATAGGTCTTCAGGGAAATATGGGGTTACCTGGTCCCAAAGGACAGTCTGGAAGGCCAGGAATCTCTGGTTTGCCAG GTGCAAGGGGAGATCCAGGTGTAATGGGACTGTTAGGAATTCCTGGGCCCCCTGGCATGATTGGAAGACCAGGAAACCCCGGTATTCAAG GTTCTCCTGGCTTCCCAGgaataaagggaagaaaaggatttCTTGGAGAAAAAGGTGAACCAGGTGATAAAGGTTTTCCTGGACCATCTGAGACCGTGGTTGGTATTGGGGACAAAGGAGAACGAGGTTTAAAAG GAGTTCAAGGCCGAATGGGtgtaaagggagaaaaaggagatgtTGGTGTGCAAGGTCCACCAGGTGTTGATGGGTCTGAAGGAATGCCTGGTCTACCAG GAGCCAAAGGATTTATGGGTCTTCCAGGGATTCCTGGAAAACAAGGATTCCCAGGTGCACTTGGAGACAAAGGGGACATGGGAATTCCAG GTCCAAAAGGTCAGAAAGGATCTCCAGGCTTTCCAGGACCATCAGGTGACCCTGGTCCCCCAGGCTATGGTGGCTTTCCAGGTGACAAAGGAGATCCTGGGTACCCATCCGCTGGGCCTCCAGGAGAACCTGGTCCAAAG GGAGATCCAGGTCTCCCTGGAGTTTTCGGcagcaaaggagaaaagggCTCCGAGGGTCATCCAGGACTTACAGGAGTACCAGGACCACCTGGGATCAGAGGGGAAACTGGAGGTGCAGGAATCCCAG GGAAGTATGGACCCCCTGGAGATGCTGGTGTGAAAGGATGCCAGGGCCGCCCAGGACGGCAGGGAGTCCCAGGCCCTCCTG GTGCTGTTGGAGTCCCTGGAAAACCTGGACTTGTTGGTGAAAGGGGTACTCAAGGTCAGGATGGTATGCCTGGTCCCCCAGGAGTAAAGGGAGAACCAG GACCACCAGGGAGAGGGATCCCTGGTTTTCCAGGTATTCCTGGACGTAGAG GAATCAAAGGGGACATGGGACTGCCTGGTTTTCCTGGGCCTCCAGGTGTGAAAGGTCAGCAGGGCGATCGAGGACCCATTGGACCTCCTGGCTTAGTGGGGTTACCTGGATTTCAAGGCACCACAGGCATGGCAATCACTGGCCAGAAAGGGAACAGAGGTATTCCTGGTGCACGTGGAAGACCAG GTGCTCCTGGCTTTCCAGGCCTTCCTGGTCTTTCCACTCTCAGCGTGAAAGGAAGCAAAGGTGTCCGAGGGGCGGATGGAATTCCAGGGCCAAGGGGCCCAGCTGGTGACATTGGCCCTCCTGGTCCCAAA GGAATTGAAGGTCGATCAGGCTATCCTGGTGCTAGAGGGTACCCTGGATTTCTTGGATTCCCAGGTGTAAAAG GAGAAAAGGGTAACCAAGGACCCCCAGGACCACAAGGTGCAGAAGGGCCAAGGGGACCAAAGGGCCAACATG GCCCACCTGGATTCTCTGGAAAAATATTCTCCATCCCAGGAAGCAAGGGTCCTGCAGGACTGCCAGGAATCCCAGGAACACCAGGTGATCAAGGAATTCAAGGGATTCCTGGACTACAAG GACCCAAAGGAGTAAAAGGTCTACCAGGACGTTTTGGTCATCCAGGACATCCAGGATTGCCTGGTCCAAAAGGAGACAGGGGATTTCCAGGACAAAGAG GACAGCCTGGATTGATTGGCTTTCCAGGTCTGCAAGGGTTACCTGGACCACCAGGTACTACCATTGCTGGTCCAACAAGAAAAGGATTTATCTTTACCCGGCATAGTCAGACAACAAAGATTCCTTCGTGCCCACATGGGACATCCCAGATCTATGCTGGCTATTCACTGCTTTTTGTACAAGGAAATGAACGAGCACATGGACAAGATCTTG GAACAGCTGGTAGCTGCTTGCAGAGGTTCAGCACCATGCCATTCTTGTTCTGTAGCATCAATGATGTTTGTAGCTTTGCTTCTCGCAATGACTACTCCTACTGGCTGTCCACTGCAGTGGTGATGCCACCAGACATGGCACCCATTTCTGGCAGGGCACTAGAGCCCCAGATAAGCAG GTGTGTTGTCTGTGAAGGAGCTGCAATGGTAATAGCAGTTCACAGCCAAACAACTGTAGTTCCTGCATGTCCAGATGGCTGGATGTCTCTCTGgaagggtttttcttttgttatg TACACAAGTGCTGGCTCAGAGGCTTCTGGCCAAGCACTGGCATCTCCTGGATCTTGTCTGGAAGAATTTCGGGCCGTCCCATTCATAgagtgccatggcagggggacaTGCAACTACTACACCAATTCCTACAGCTTCTGGTTGGCATCATTAAATCCAAGAAGAATGTTCAG GAGACCTGAGCCACAGACTTTGAAAGCAGGACAACTAGAAAATATCATCAGTCGTTGTCAGGTCTGCATGAAGAGACCAATCTAA